The genomic DNA ATCTTCTCAGGGTATTCCTCAGAAAACCACCCCCAGAGTCTTGAGGCTTTCTCAGTATCTCAGCGTCCACCAGCGTTCTTCGACAATTAACTAAATTATGATAAAGCCTAATGCGATCTTCATTGGTGATACATTTGAGCTTCTTGGTAGGAACCTCGTTTTCTGTGATCCAGCCAGCCAATGCTGGACAGTAACTAACGATCAAACTGCCTATCTCATTCTTCTGGGTcgtttcaaacacgaaacactTGTGCGAACTGTCAGGATTGTGTCGAAGAAGAGACAGAGTAATGAAAGAATCGCTTGGATCTAGCATAATGCTCTCCACATCCTGATAACGATACTCTGATAAGACGAACTTGTCGTCTGGCTTGATTAACATTAATCCATCGCAGTTGATACCCAAAATCAATTGATTACCATAGGACCAATAGCCTCGATAAGTGACATTGAACATTGTGGTACCGTAGAGAGGATACTGCATCACGCAAGACAAATACAACACCTTGGCAGCCAGCTCTTTACGGCCGGCACCATACTGCCTGTGGGCCTGAGCTATTATTGGCACCCAAACATCGTCGCCACGAGCACGGCTTATCCGATAAGGCAAAAAACTGTCTACCTCGCTGTAGTAGTCCAGTCGATCGTTGTCTTTTGGATCGCCCAAAGCGACCTGGGCTTGCAAACCTGCCAACTGGAGCGCGACCTTCTCAGATACTGGAAAGTCATCACACtgaaagaagaattaaaataaaagtcaAGTTAAATATTGTGTgagaataattaaatgattatataGTTATTCTTTTACCTTGACGACGTTATACACAGCTTGAGCGTACAGCATGTTCACTTCAACAGGATCTTGGGATATTTCTCTGGTGTTTCTGAATAACCTTCGTTTAAATACGAATCGATTATCACCGCTTCCTAAAGTAGCATTATTACTACGACGTAACGTTGAGAAGGTTGATTGTGCTGTGTTCAATTTACATTGTTTCCTTGAAGAACAAAGGATAAATCAGTAGCATAAAAGtttatcaataaaatatatttaatgacaCTTACATTTCCCAAGCAGCTATAACGTCGTACAAGTAATCATGGGCTCGCACGTGTTCCTCGCCATCTGGCCTGCTCTGGTAAATTGCCCACCCTTCCAGGGACCTGAGACCTAATTTTTCACCTAATTTAGCAACCGCATCAGCTGCAGTGTCAGTTGGATGCACATCGATCGCCTTGGTTCTTCCATCGAGGAAGAAGAATCGACAAACTATGGTACCTAGTCGTCTCATAGCAGCAATCTCCACCGTTGACGGTGGATGTTGTCTACAGGAGACTTTCGTGTTTTTACAATTGTCTACGCACCACTGAACGTACTGCCTCAGCTTTCCTTCCAGAGCCAAGTTCTTTCGCAGGAAAGATACAAAATACTTGTAAAGTAGCTTGCTCGGTTGGAAAGCAACGATGGCTAAACAAAGTAACAACCAAACGCGTTCTGCCCATTCTGGGTTGGGATTGTTGGTTGCTTGACGCATGCACTGGACGAAAATTTCATCTCTCAGTTCTTCGCGTTCGATGCCATAACCGATTATACTCTGAATCGTTGCAATTTCTTGGTCCAGTTTCATCTCTCCTCTTATGTACTTACATAGATCCTAAGAAAATCGAATAACAAATTTTACAaagcaaaattattattttttttttttcaataatatacaAATACTTACCCTGAAGACTGAACAAGCCACGTTGACGTTATCAGGATCATACATGTGAATATGAGAATTAGGTATAGTTGAACCTTTGTAATATGTAACCATCTCGTACTTTGGAATATACTCTACGCTCTTGCCGCGTGATTTCCTGGTAAGCGTAGCCATTATCGTTCCCTCGGGGGATCTCTCATGACTATTGAAATAGTTCTGCGCAAATTCTACGATATCATGATAGGTAACCTCGTTATCCGGCTCCTTCTTGTCCTCAAGTTCTTGAAGCTTTCGTTCCACTCTGCATTTACGTCTTTGTTCTCGTTCAACTGGTGGTTGCTGAGGTTGTTGCaactgttgttgttgttgttgttgttgttgttgagGTTGATCGTGACCATTTTGTTGTTGCTGAGGTACCGGTTGATGATTATGCAGATGATGGCTGTTGGAGTTTCTCGATTCTGGTCTTGAAGGAGGACTGCCAGCAATTGGTTCTTTGATTACTTTATTGTTCGGTACCGGAGGAGGTGATCCGCAGGATTCACCATTGACTAGCGGCACAGAATTCCCGTTTACGATTGGGCTGCTGGGACTGTTCTCGTCCCTTGGCAAAACAGATTCGTAAATTGGTTCTCCATTATCGGTAGACGAGTCTCCGTTTAAGGCTAAAGACGGCACAGGTGGTGGAGGCGGAGGAGGTTCCGTGGGTTCTGGAAGACTCGGTTGACCAAGTTTGCCAGAATTAGCGCAGGGTATCctttgttgctgctgttgttggGAAGGCGAAGTAGCTTCTTGTCCATTTGGAGTGTTTGCTTTGGATTCAGACTTTGCATTCATCTCCATTTCTTGCTGAATTACTGTCTCTAATTCCACGTCGAGATCCTCAACCAATTCGTCCATTTGTTCACCGATTTCCTCGATGATTTGATTTCCTTTCGTCGACTGAACGTCggatagaaatgaaaatagatTGTCAAGGTCCACAGACTGTAAATCTGAAGCAGCCATCTTTGAGTTCATCTGCTCAGCCATCTGCGACAACGCGGCGATTTCTTCTTGCGCCTTCCTGTAAGATCGaatgatatatttaaaaacgCGATAGAGTACAGTTTCCATTGTGGATGCTTCAGTTTTCAAGTGCACGGATTAGTCGAGTGCTCTCGCATTTGCGCGTGATTGCATATTAATGTCTGCGTCtacgttaaccctttcgctacggaCAGATTCTACGGCGCACTACTCCCGCGGTACGGGCCATCGCGACACGGGTGTGCACTTGCGGAAGAAATGAAATCGCCAGCTGTACGTTCAATACCGCTGCATATTGCCAGTTACAAATCTAAGAATGCAAAACAAATGCCAAATAATGGCAATGGGCTGCCATGGATACAACATATATGTAGACTGTTCGTGCAAACGCACGAAAATCCTAATGTAGCAAGCGTCAGGCATTGGGTGACTATAGTCACCGCTCGTACGTGGCGAGCGTCAGGCGTTGGATGACCATAGTCACCGctcgtagcgaaagggttaaaagcaattACTTGCTGATCATGCTGCTGTTTAGGGCTTTAATTCGTCATTTAAGCTATCGACGAACTTACCCGGATTCCATTCCGACAATACCATTGTACTGTGTGCTACAAAGGACACAAATGGAAATACTGTTAACGCACAAACAATTGTCCTACGTGAACGTCGCGACAGTTTTCTCTACTGAAATAGACAGGTAGTATTTCATAGTTTCAAACAACTTTATCTCACCTTTGACTCTCCTCCAGAGCTCTCTTGTCCTCCATAAGCCTCCTCTCTTCCTCCAacctctctctttttctcatCTCTTCGTCTACTCGCCTCATTTCCCTGAGAGCCGCAGCAACTTCTCTAGCAAACACACCACGTAGATGACTTTGGATGACAATGGCTGCTCTTCGTTTTCTAATGAACATTATTCTCAGCTTCCAGCCTCGGTAAGCATGCTGTACCTTCAGTGCAGCGTCCCTTATACGTTTGTACTCTGAAGAACCatcaaattgttatttaattccAAAGAAAATCAACGTTAAACCATTAATTATAACATACCTTTTCGATCAACATAGCCTCTCCATATCTTCTGAATCATCATAGCATTACTGGTAACCATCTGATTCCTAGAGTCTTCGAGAGGCTCGTGCACGTAGCTTCTTAGAAACACTTTAGTCTTTCCAATCTGCCACTCAGTCTCCGGTATACCCTGACTACCAATCAAGCTCCTAACAGCTTCCTTCTCGTCATCGACGCAAGATAAACGTGCTTTGTCTAGGCAACGGTATCTTGCAATGAAATCGTGAAAGGACATGTGAATAGGAAATCCTTCCTTCCTTATTCGAATGATATCTAACATGCCCAGATACTTTAACTGATCAAGAACCAGCTTCTCGTCATAGTGATTGGCCACCTTTTGCATGTTTGGCTTGATACATCTTGCGTACCACGGGGTCGTCGCTTGGAGAACATCCACTAAAGCTTGTAATTGATGTCTAAACGAATCGCATAGGGTTGGCTTGCCTTTGGAGGTTCCTCGTGACATAGTTGTCGCATTTCCACTAGCGCGAGCCACCGTGCATCCAAGAAGATCCTGATAAACCGTAATTTCTTGCACAAATTCGTTAGTGCTTCTAGACATGAAATCGAAGAACACGTCTTGCTGAACGTCCCGATTTTTATCCACGAAACCTTCGACGGTGTAGGTGACGCAGCCGGCATAATGTTTGACGCCGAATTCCTTCTCCCATTTACGACGATCGTCACCTTTCACGTAGCACGGGTGGTTCTCGAATTCCGCGTGCAAATTGGTCAGGTAAGCTAGGTCGGAGCCTTTCGGCATATGGCACTGCTCGGTCAGTAACTTAAGAACACATCGTGGAGGTTTCTCGATTAGTTCCAGGCACATGGTGTTGTCCGTGAAGGTGATATGGGAGTATTGGATCTCTTCCTGTCGGTACTGAAATTCAAAACGCGATGCGCCGTGTTACGATAATTGGCTAGTGCATCGGGCTGGGTGTCAGTTCATGGGGCATGGATTTAGgttacttttttatttgtaacCCCCTGTCGCAGGGTGAAAGAGCGCAAATAGTAAAGTGTAAAATTTAACTTAATACTAATTTCAGCTTTAAAATAGATTTTCTACCGAAAcgcaatttattttcaatatattttatttgcacCGTGTCACTGAACATGTTAGGTGATCGCGTTCGAATTCAATTATCCATCGGTTTTATCGAGGTCAATTTAATTCCACCCCGCCGGTTGTGTAATAGATGTTTCACCCTAGCAATCGGGGGGTTAAGTACATTACACAGCCGACTAAATATACACGGTTTCGAGTGGCTAGCCAACAACTTACGAGCTCCTGTTCCAGTGCGAACACGTAGTGATTGAAAAACTTGTGTAGCTTCTCGTTCGTGTAATTGATACACAGTTGCTCG from Osmia bicornis bicornis chromosome 15, iOsmBic2.1, whole genome shotgun sequence includes the following:
- the LOC114876507 gene encoding myosin-I heavy chain isoform X1 codes for the protein MVAKHFTQGSSPELGVPDMTVISDIDETGINRNLQVRYGRDQIYTYTGSILVAVNPYKEVDFYTNEYVNRYHGQKMGSLEPHVFALAEAAYRSLQDTESNQSCVISGESGAGKTETTKFILQYLCSVTSNVDTWVEQQILEANTILEAFGNAKTVRNDNSSRFGKFMQVCFDSKWMIKGCIIQDYLLEQSRITFQSAGERNYHVFYQLVEAGTRDKEFAEQYKLKPASHYKYLNQSGGGKIDGISNSKKLDALRLAFNVLQVAPEMCEGIFRVLSAILWLGNLNFEDVDGERCELSKEDLDIVGTVAPLLGLQVEDLTKVVLIRQINVRGNITEIPLKVQEARENRHAMAKALYSRTFAWLINHINNCTNPGQDSSRFLGVLDIFGFENFAVNSFEQLCINYTNEKLHKFFNHYVFALEQELYRQEEIQYSHITFTDNTMCLELIEKPPRCVLKLLTEQCHMPKGSDLAYLTNLHAEFENHPCYVKGDDRRKWEKEFGVKHYAGCVTYTVEGFVDKNRDVQQDVFFDFMSRSTNEFVQEITVYQDLLGCTVARASGNATTMSRGTSKGKPTLCDSFRHQLQALVDVLQATTPWYARCIKPNMQKVANHYDEKLVLDQLKYLGMLDIIRIRKEGFPIHMSFHDFIARYRCLDKARLSCVDDEKEAVRSLIGSQGIPETEWQIGKTKVFLRSYVHEPLEDSRNQMVTSNAMMIQKIWRGYVDRKEYKRIRDAALKVQHAYRGWKLRIMFIRKRRAAIVIQSHLRGVFAREVAAALREMRRVDEEMRKRERLEEERRLMEDKRALEESQSTQYNGIVGMESGKAQEEIAALSQMAEQMNSKMAASDLQSVDLDNLFSFLSDVQSTKGNQIIEEIGEQMDELVEDLDVELETVIQQEMEMNAKSESKANTPNGQEATSPSQQQQQQRIPCANSGKLGQPSLPEPTEPPPPPPPVPSLALNGDSSTDNGEPIYESVLPRDENSPSSPIVNGNSVPLVNGESCGSPPPVPNNKVIKEPIAGSPPSRPESRNSNSHHLHNHQPVPQQQQNGHDQPQQQQQQQQQQLQQPQQPPVEREQRRKCRVERKLQELEDKKEPDNEVTYHDIVEFAQNYFNSHERSPEGTIMATLTRKSRGKSVEYIPKYEMVTYYKGSTIPNSHIHMYDPDNVNVACSVFRDLCKYIRGEMKLDQEIATIQSIIGYGIEREELRDEIFVQCMRQATNNPNPEWAERVWLLLCLAIVAFQPSKLLYKYFVSFLRKNLALEGKLRQYVQWCVDNCKNTKVSCRQHPPSTVEIAAMRRLGTIVCRFFFLDGRTKAIDVHPTDTAADAVAKLGEKLGLRSLEGWAIYQSRPDGEEHVRAHDYLYDVIAAWEMKQCKLNTAQSTFSTLRRSNNATLGSGDNRFVFKRRLFRNTREISQDPVEVNMLYAQAVYNVVKCDDFPVSEKVALQLAGLQAQVALGDPKDNDRLDYYSEVDSFLPYRISRARGDDVWVPIIAQAHRQYGAGRKELAAKVLYLSCVMQYPLYGTTMFNVTYRGYWSYGNQLILGINCDGLMLIKPDDKFVLSEYRYQDVESIMLDPSDSFITLSLLRHNPDSSHKCFVFETTQKNEIGSLIVSYCPALAGWITENEVPTKKLKCITNEDRIRLYHNLVNCRRTLVDAEILRKPQDSGGGFLRNTLRRLSKHRIEKLRQEHGSATDHGETYKGFPYAYWAFSRQAIPQSLSKLPDPDEQIALSVFQLILTYAGLGQNGDTVRRVEDEHVNLIQTVMERCIRKENLLGELYLQLIKQTTDHPDPNSRVNLRHWALLSLACSVILPPQKVIRKYLIAHLKRCASDYVTEEGKYARFAEKCLYKTQGTRRRQWPPSREEIMCTINRRPIYARFHFMDGQYHAVEFHPSATARDVMEIIKTKIGLEETAKGYAIYEVLGPTERALIPEEKIADVMSKWERYRTANAQQNQSQRKHAHHFFLFKKHLFLDQYMNLEDPVEKELLYHQVLHDLRADRFPITEKEAMMLTALQAQLELGDCQDTVTDHDYRTISSHCLPTRLVPNLCIEGVLQHHQSVRGMTPPEAKKAFLNLIQSWPLHRATIFDVMQSFTSNWPRVLWLAVDQQGLHLLEHRSRNTLCTYEYSSILSYSPAVSCLMIITGTDKKQSKVILTTSQAHQIANLIREYMDVLQSPPEVPKRDSAIAQQITQPIQPPTNLPTAAGGRKSRPASVLHRGAPVIQSQAS
- the LOC114876507 gene encoding myosin-I heavy chain isoform X2, yielding MVAKHFTQGSSPELGVPDMTVISDIDETGINRNLQVRYGRDQIYTYTGSILVAVNPYKEVDFYTNEYVNRYHGQKMGSLEPHVFALAEAAYRSLQDTESNQSCVISGESGAGKTETTKFILQYLCSVTSNVDTWVEQQILEANTILEAFGNAKTVRNDNSSRFGKFMQVCFDSKWMIKGCIIQDYLLEQSRITFQSAGERNYHVFYQLVEAGTRDKEFAEQYKLKPASHYKYLNQSGGGKIDGISNSKKLDALRLAFNVLQVAPEMCEGIFRVLSAILWLGNLNFEDVDGERCELSKEDLDIVGTVAPLLGLQVEDLTKVVLIRQINVRGNITEIPLKVQEARENRHAMAKALYSRTFAWLINHINNCTNPGQDSSRFLGVLDIFGFENFAVNSFEQLCINYTNEKLHKFFNHYVFALEQELYRQEEIQYSHITFTDNTMCLELIEKPPRCVLKLLTEQCHMPKGSDLAYLTNLHAEFENHPCYVKGDDRRKWEKEFGVKHYAGCVTYTVEGFVDKNRDVQQDVFFDFMSRSTNEFVQEITVYQDLLGCTVARASGNATTMSRGTSKGKPTLCDSFRHQLQALVDVLQATTPWYARCIKPNMQKVANHYDEKLVLDQLKYLGMLDIIRIRKEGFPIHMSFHDFIARYRCLDKARLSCVDDEKEAVRSLIGSQGIPETEWQIGKTKVFLRSYVHEPLEDSRNQMVTSNAMMIQKIWRGYVDRKEYKRIRDAALKVQHAYRGWKLRIMFIRKRRAAIVIQSHLRGVFAREVAAALREMRRVDEEMRKRERLEEERRLMEDKRALEESQRKAQEEIAALSQMAEQMNSKMAASDLQSVDLDNLFSFLSDVQSTKGNQIIEEIGEQMDELVEDLDVELETVIQQEMEMNAKSESKANTPNGQEATSPSQQQQQQRIPCANSGKLGQPSLPEPTEPPPPPPPVPSLALNGDSSTDNGEPIYESVLPRDENSPSSPIVNGNSVPLVNGESCGSPPPVPNNKVIKEPIAGSPPSRPESRNSNSHHLHNHQPVPQQQQNGHDQPQQQQQQQQQQLQQPQQPPVEREQRRKCRVERKLQELEDKKEPDNEVTYHDIVEFAQNYFNSHERSPEGTIMATLTRKSRGKSVEYIPKYEMVTYYKGSTIPNSHIHMYDPDNVNVACSVFRDLCKYIRGEMKLDQEIATIQSIIGYGIEREELRDEIFVQCMRQATNNPNPEWAERVWLLLCLAIVAFQPSKLLYKYFVSFLRKNLALEGKLRQYVQWCVDNCKNTKVSCRQHPPSTVEIAAMRRLGTIVCRFFFLDGRTKAIDVHPTDTAADAVAKLGEKLGLRSLEGWAIYQSRPDGEEHVRAHDYLYDVIAAWEMKQCKLNTAQSTFSTLRRSNNATLGSGDNRFVFKRRLFRNTREISQDPVEVNMLYAQAVYNVVKCDDFPVSEKVALQLAGLQAQVALGDPKDNDRLDYYSEVDSFLPYRISRARGDDVWVPIIAQAHRQYGAGRKELAAKVLYLSCVMQYPLYGTTMFNVTYRGYWSYGNQLILGINCDGLMLIKPDDKFVLSEYRYQDVESIMLDPSDSFITLSLLRHNPDSSHKCFVFETTQKNEIGSLIVSYCPALAGWITENEVPTKKLKCITNEDRIRLYHNLVNCRRTLVDAEILRKPQDSGGGFLRNTLRRLSKHRIEKLRQEHGSATDHGETYKGFPYAYWAFSRQAIPQSLSKLPDPDEQIALSVFQLILTYAGLGQNGDTVRRVEDEHVNLIQTVMERCIRKENLLGELYLQLIKQTTDHPDPNSRVNLRHWALLSLACSVILPPQKVIRKYLIAHLKRCASDYVTEEGKYARFAEKCLYKTQGTRRRQWPPSREEIMCTINRRPIYARFHFMDGQYHAVEFHPSATARDVMEIIKTKIGLEETAKGYAIYEVLGPTERALIPEEKIADVMSKWERYRTANAQQNQSQRKHAHHFFLFKKHLFLDQYMNLEDPVEKELLYHQVLHDLRADRFPITEKEAMMLTALQAQLELGDCQDTVTDHDYRTISSHCLPTRLVPNLCIEGVLQHHQSVRGMTPPEAKKAFLNLIQSWPLHRATIFDVMQSFTSNWPRVLWLAVDQQGLHLLEHRSRNTLCTYEYSSILSYSPAVSCLMIITGTDKKQSKVILTTSQAHQIANLIREYMDVLQSPPEVPKRDSAIAQQITQPIQPPTNLPTAAGGRKSRPASVLHRGAPVIQSQAS